From a single Candidatus Dormiibacterota bacterium genomic region:
- the map gene encoding type I methionyl aminopeptidase, which translates to MKRPEEIEKMHTSGRILGACLSHLAASIRPGITTLELDREADTFIRDHGCIPGFLGYYDYPNSLCVSVNEEVVHGMPGSRVIEEGDLVSLDCGLILDGWWADSGLSTACGEAPPETQRLLDVTREALLRGIDQARPGRHIGDIGHAVQTYVEAEGFSVVRQYVGHGIGRNMHEPPQVPNYGRAGSGNLLKPGYVLAIEPMVNAGGAEVRVLDDGWTVVTCDRRRSCYFEHTVAVTPEGPVVLTLRDEEAA; encoded by the coding sequence CTGAAGCGGCCGGAGGAGATCGAGAAGATGCACACGTCGGGGCGGATCCTCGGGGCCTGCCTCAGCCACCTGGCGGCGAGCATCCGGCCCGGGATCACCACCCTGGAGCTCGACAGGGAGGCGGACACCTTCATCCGCGACCACGGGTGCATCCCCGGGTTCCTCGGCTACTACGACTACCCCAACTCGCTCTGCGTCTCGGTCAACGAGGAGGTCGTCCACGGCATGCCGGGCAGCCGGGTCATCGAGGAGGGCGACCTGGTCTCCCTCGACTGCGGCCTGATCCTCGACGGCTGGTGGGCGGACAGCGGCCTCAGCACGGCCTGCGGGGAGGCCCCGCCCGAGACCCAGCGCCTGCTCGACGTCACCCGTGAGGCGCTGCTCAGGGGCATCGACCAGGCCCGGCCGGGCCGCCACATCGGCGACATCGGCCACGCCGTCCAGACCTATGTCGAGGCCGAGGGCTTCTCGGTGGTCCGCCAGTACGTCGGCCACGGGATCGGGCGGAACATGCACGAGCCCCCCCAGGTGCCGAACTACGGCCGGGCGGGCAGCGGCAACCTGCTCAAGCCCGGCTACGTCCTCGCGATCGAGCCGATGGTCAACGCCGGGGGCGCCGAGGTGCGGGTCCTGGACGACGGCTGGACGGTGGTCACCTGCGACCGCCGGCGCTCCTGCTACTTCGAGCACACCGTGGCGGTGACCCCGGAGGGGCCGGTGGTGCTCACCCTGCGGGACGAGGAGGCGGCGTGA
- the infA gene encoding translation initiation factor IF-1 has product MVGRVIEPLPNALYRVELEDGHRVLAHPAGKARLQAVRILPGDRVSIELSAGDPGRGRILQRLG; this is encoded by the coding sequence CTGGTGGGGCGCGTCATCGAGCCGCTTCCCAATGCGCTCTACAGGGTCGAGCTGGAGGACGGGCACCGGGTGCTCGCCCATCCCGCGGGCAAGGCCCGGCTGCAGGCGGTCCGCATCCTTCCCGGAGACCGGGTGAGCATCGAGCTCAGCGCCGGCGACCCGGGGCGGGGGCGGATCCTGCAGCGACTCGGATAG
- the rpmJ gene encoding 50S ribosomal protein L36 translates to MKVRASVKKICERCKIIKRRGAVRVICENPKHKQRQG, encoded by the coding sequence ATGAAGGTCCGGGCCTCGGTGAAGAAGATCTGCGAGCGGTGCAAGATCATCAAGCGCCGTGGGGCGGTGCGCGTCATCTGCGAGAACCCCAAGCACAAGCAGCGTCAGGGGTAG
- the rpsM gene encoding 30S ribosomal protein S13, protein MARIAGVDIPRDKHVVIALTYIFGIGPTTAKRILSLAQLNPDMRTRDLTDAQVGKLRALIAKQLQGRVEGDLRRQIALNIKRLMEIGTYRGLRHRRGLPVRGQRTRTNARTRRGPRRTVGVRRKKK, encoded by the coding sequence GTGGCACGAATCGCAGGCGTCGACATCCCGCGTGACAAGCACGTGGTCATCGCGCTCACCTACATCTTCGGCATCGGGCCGACCACGGCGAAGCGCATCCTCTCCCTCGCCCAGCTCAACCCCGACATGCGCACCCGGGACCTCACCGACGCCCAGGTGGGCAAGCTGCGCGCCCTCATCGCCAAGCAGCTCCAGGGCAGGGTCGAGGGCGATCTTCGACGTCAGATCGCCCTCAACATCAAGCGGCTGATGGAGATCGGCACCTATCGGGGGCTCCGCCACCGCCGCGGGCTCCCCGTGCGCGGGCAGCGCACCCGGACCAACGCCCGCACCCGGCGCGGACCGCGCCGCACCGTGGGCGTCCGCAGGAAGAAGAAGTAG
- the rpsK gene encoding 30S ribosomal protein S11: MGKKKKVVRTRRRERKNIAVGHAHILSTFNNTIVSLTDTQGNVLAWGSAGGQGFKGSRKSTPFAAQVTAEAAARRAMEHGLRSIEIFVKGPGAGREAAIRSLQAAGLDVTAITDVTPIPHNGCRPPKRRRV; encoded by the coding sequence ATGGGTAAGAAGAAGAAGGTCGTCAGGACCCGGCGGCGCGAGCGCAAGAACATCGCGGTCGGGCACGCCCACATCCTGTCCACCTTCAACAACACCATCGTCAGCCTCACCGACACCCAGGGCAATGTGCTGGCCTGGGGCTCCGCGGGCGGCCAGGGCTTCAAGGGATCGCGCAAGAGCACCCCCTTCGCCGCCCAGGTGACCGCCGAGGCCGCGGCGCGGCGGGCCATGGAGCACGGTCTTCGCAGCATCGAGATCTTCGTCAAGGGTCCCGGCGCCGGCCGTGAGGCGGCGATCCGCAGCCTCCAGGCGGCGGGCCTCGACGTGACCGCCATCACCGACGTCACCCCCATCCCCCACAACGGCTGCCGGCCGCCCAAGCGGCGCCGGGTCTAG
- the rpsD gene encoding 30S ribosomal protein S4, with product MANPHHPVCRLCRREGVKLFLKGEKCVTKCTLDRRNMTPPGQHGMARRRKVSDYGIQLRAKQRARRLYGVLETQFRHYFEKAERSTGVTGTVLLQNLERRLDNVVYRLGFAASRPEARQLVSHRHFSVNGRTVNIPSYQVRPGDVVAVREKSRKAQPIDNAQALIQGRPVPDWLTLDADALKGIVQRLPERTEMDAFIDEQLIVEFYSR from the coding sequence ATGGCCAATCCCCACCATCCGGTCTGCCGCCTCTGCCGGCGAGAGGGCGTCAAGCTCTTCCTCAAGGGCGAGAAGTGCGTGACCAAGTGCACCCTGGACCGTCGCAACATGACGCCTCCCGGGCAGCACGGCATGGCGCGCCGCCGCAAGGTGAGCGACTACGGCATCCAGCTGCGCGCCAAGCAGCGTGCCCGTCGCCTCTACGGCGTGCTGGAGACGCAGTTCCGCCACTACTTCGAGAAGGCGGAGCGCAGCACGGGGGTGACCGGCACGGTGCTGCTCCAGAACCTGGAGCGGCGGCTCGACAACGTCGTCTACCGGCTCGGCTTCGCCGCCTCCCGTCCCGAGGCGCGCCAGCTGGTCAGCCACCGCCACTTCAGCGTCAACGGACGCACCGTGAACATCCCCTCGTACCAGGTCCGGCCCGGTGACGTGGTGGCGGTGCGCGAGAAATCCCGGAAGGCCCAGCCCATCGACAACGCCCAGGCGCTGATCCAGGGCCGTCCGGTCCCGGACTGGCTCACCCTCGACGCCGATGCGCTCAAGGGGATCGTCCAGCGGCTGCCGGAGCGCACCGAGATGGACGCCTTCATCGA